The region CCGATCGGGGCAATCTCTTCGGCGCGGTCGAGTTCCACCAGGCGGCGCTCGAGGCCGGCGTGAAGCCGATCTTCGGCATGGAGGTCTCGGTCGTGCGCGACCGCCGGGCGGAGGATCCGGCGAAACGAGGCCCGGCGCGATCCCTCGTCCTGCTGGCGGCCGACCGTGTGGGCTGGAACCACCTCATGAAGATCTCGTCGCTCGGGTGGCGCGAGGGACTCCACGACGGAGCCCCGCACGTCGACGACGAACTCCTCGGCTCCCACGCGAAGGGGATCATCGCCCTGAGTGGTGGCGGGGACGGAGTC is a window of Candidatus Krumholzibacteriia bacterium DNA encoding:
- a CDS encoding PHP domain-containing protein, which codes for MISTAPFVHLHSHSSFSLLRSVLRVPELVRFAADHGMPAIALTDRGNLFGAVEFHQAALEAGVKPIFGMEVSVVRDRRAEDPAKRGPARSLVLLAADRVGWNHLMKISSLGWREGLHDGAPHVDDELLGSHAKGIIALSGGGDGV